The proteins below are encoded in one region of Bacteroidales bacterium:
- the eno gene encoding phosphopyruvate hydratase: protein MGYIAQIHARQILDSRGIPTIEAEVYTDRGIIARASVPSGSSNGKYEASELRDQDKGRFLGKGVTKAIYNINKAINDELKGQYITNQVAIDMIMNQLDGTDNKSNLGANAILAVSMAVARAGAMTTNQPLYRYLGGVNANMLPIPMLNMISGGVNANNDIDIQDIMILPLTANTFTDAYRVGVEIYFYLQELLQKEGYWLQVSLDGGLAPNLESNEKALDLVVEAIKKSNHKPGEDVAIALDFAASHFYQAENDSYKLKKENRVLNKQEWLKYCIELIKKYPIIAIEDPLSQDDWQTWKALSDALADNILLIGDDLFVTNTERFIQGITNNVANGISIKLNQIGTVTEALNTIQLATNYGYYPVISHRSGETEDTFIAELCIATNSGILRSGAPCRMERVAKYNQILRIEENLGGSSNYHGQFFKYRR from the coding sequence ATGGGATATATAGCACAAATTCATGCAAGACAAATCTTAGATTCGAGGGGTATTCCAACTATCGAAGCCGAAGTTTATACCGATAGAGGTATTATAGCACGAGCTAGTGTGCCCAGCGGTAGTAGCAATGGAAAATATGAAGCTTCTGAATTACGTGATCAGGATAAAGGTCGTTTTTTAGGAAAAGGTGTTACAAAGGCTATTTATAATATAAATAAAGCCATAAACGATGAGTTAAAAGGGCAGTATATAACCAATCAGGTGGCAATAGATATGATAATGAACCAGCTAGATGGTACCGACAATAAATCCAATCTAGGGGCTAATGCGATTTTGGCTGTTTCGATGGCTGTTGCACGTGCAGGAGCAATGACCACCAATCAACCGTTATATCGTTATTTGGGAGGTGTAAATGCCAATATGTTACCTATTCCTATGTTGAATATGATTTCGGGTGGAGTTAATGCCAATAACGATATTGATATTCAAGATATAATGATTTTACCGCTTACCGCTAATACTTTTACAGATGCTTATCGGGTGGGGGTAGAAATTTATTTTTATTTACAAGAATTATTGCAAAAAGAAGGTTATTGGTTGCAAGTATCGCTCGATGGCGGACTCGCTCCTAATCTTGAGTCAAATGAAAAAGCATTGGATTTAGTAGTAGAAGCTATAAAAAAATCAAACCATAAACCAGGCGAAGATGTCGCTATTGCACTCGATTTTGCAGCTAGTCATTTTTATCAAGCTGAAAACGATTCCTATAAATTAAAAAAGGAAAATCGCGTTTTAAATAAACAAGAATGGTTAAAATATTGCATTGAGCTTATAAAGAAATATCCTATCATTGCTATTGAAGACCCTTTAAGTCAAGACGATTGGCAAACATGGAAAGCATTAAGCGATGCCCTTGCTGATAATATCCTTTTAATTGGCGACGATTTATTTGTTACCAATACCGAACGTTTTATTCAAGGTATTACTAATAATGTAGCCAATGGCATTTCTATTAAATTAAATCAGATTGGCACTGTTACTGAAGCTTTAAATACAATACAACTAGCGACTAATTATGGTTACTATCCGGTAATAAGCCACCGAAGTGGTGAAACCGAAGATACTTTTATTGCTGAACTTTGTATTGCTACCAATTCTGGTATTTTAAGAAGTGGTGCTCCTTGTAGAATGGAAAGAGTTGCTAAATACAACCAAATACTTCGTATTGAAGAAAATTTAGGAGGTTCGTCTAATTATCACGGGCAATTTTTTAAATATCGCAGGTAA
- a CDS encoding menaquinone biosynthesis decarboxylase, translating to MQHFIELLRGKGELIEISEYVNPELEITEIVDRLSKSNTNKALLFTNNGTSFPLLINAFGTEQRIAYALHANSLYEVEENIQSLFQILKPPKTIKDKWSLILKLAKIGSYMPKFIKRKGKCQQVVHFNPDLNILPILKCWPHDGGKFITLPLVHTKDAIDGKRNVGMYRMQVFSNNTTGMHWHIHKTGALHFDEYKKQGKKIPVAVCLGGDPVYTYCATAPLPEGIDEYILAGLLRKKKVKLVRCLTQNIEVPEDADIVIEGYIDPNEPLANEGPFGDHTGFYSLTGLYPIFHITAITHKKDAIYPATIVGIPPQEDYGFIKASERIFLQFLKNTLLPEIIDMRMPAYGVAHNLVLTQIKPRYPQHAAKVAHALWGIGQMMLNKILIITNEPIDLPEKLFKKIITLESWADRIQLSFGPLDVLEHSGLKPTEGGKMFFDAVFNHSTQFTENMNIENIVFSYKPIYTNFLSYGILILFVEPEFDVFKHSIFNELKQINRKEVRVFLVDKNLEGLDWSYIAWHFMANFDPSVDFNIIENKILIFNGSIKINNQRITPNTTISNKETIDIIDKKWSSLLPLSFIKSPSLILKKLNYGDGYLASLNKNESNHNSELKK from the coding sequence ATGCAACATTTTATTGAACTTTTAAGGGGAAAAGGCGAGTTGATAGAAATATCAGAATATGTAAACCCCGAACTTGAAATAACCGAGATAGTCGATCGTTTATCAAAATCAAATACTAATAAAGCTTTACTTTTTACAAATAATGGTACTTCATTTCCTTTGCTAATCAATGCTTTTGGTACCGAACAGCGTATAGCATATGCTTTACATGCTAATTCCTTATACGAAGTTGAAGAAAATATTCAAAGCTTATTTCAAATACTAAAGCCACCAAAAACAATTAAAGATAAGTGGTCATTGATATTAAAATTAGCAAAAATAGGCTCATATATGCCAAAATTTATTAAACGTAAAGGCAAATGCCAACAGGTTGTGCATTTTAATCCTGATTTGAATATTTTACCTATACTAAAATGTTGGCCACACGATGGAGGGAAATTTATTACCTTACCGTTAGTACATACTAAAGATGCTATTGATGGTAAAAGAAATGTCGGTATGTATCGTATGCAAGTGTTTTCTAATAATACAACAGGCATGCATTGGCATATTCATAAAACGGGGGCTCTACATTTTGATGAATATAAAAAGCAAGGCAAAAAAATACCTGTGGCAGTTTGCTTAGGAGGCGATCCTGTTTATACTTATTGTGCAACAGCACCATTACCAGAGGGAATAGATGAGTATATACTTGCTGGTTTATTGCGTAAAAAAAAGGTAAAACTTGTTAGGTGCCTTACTCAGAATATTGAAGTACCAGAAGATGCCGATATAGTGATAGAAGGTTATATAGACCCAAACGAACCTTTGGCAAACGAAGGACCATTTGGAGATCATACCGGTTTTTATTCATTAACTGGGTTATATCCAATATTTCATATAACGGCTATAACTCATAAAAAAGATGCTATTTATCCTGCTACTATTGTAGGCATTCCACCTCAAGAAGATTACGGGTTTATTAAAGCATCGGAGCGTATTTTTTTACAATTTCTAAAAAATACTTTATTGCCCGAAATTATTGATATGCGAATGCCAGCATATGGAGTAGCTCATAATTTGGTACTAACTCAAATAAAACCACGTTATCCTCAACACGCTGCAAAAGTTGCTCATGCATTGTGGGGGATAGGTCAAATGATGCTTAATAAAATATTAATTATTACCAATGAACCAATAGATTTACCTGAAAAGTTGTTTAAAAAAATAATAACTTTAGAAAGTTGGGCAGATAGAATTCAATTGTCATTTGGACCTTTAGATGTTCTTGAACATTCGGGCTTAAAGCCAACCGAAGGAGGAAAAATGTTTTTCGATGCGGTATTCAATCATTCAACTCAGTTTACAGAAAATATGAATATTGAAAATATTGTTTTTAGTTATAAGCCTATTTATACTAACTTTTTAAGCTATGGAATTTTGATTTTATTTGTTGAACCCGAATTTGATGTTTTTAAACATTCTATATTTAATGAATTAAAACAAATAAATCGTAAAGAAGTTAGAGTTTTTTTAGTTGATAAAAATCTCGAAGGGCTCGATTGGTCATATATTGCATGGCATTTTATGGCCAATTTCGATCCTTCTGTCGATTTTAATATAATAGAAAATAAAATTTTAATATTTAATGGATCAATAAAAATAAATAATCAAAGAATAACACCAAATACTACTATAAGCAATAAAGAAACTATTGATATAATAGACAAAAAATGGTCATCTTTGCTTCCATTATCATTTATAAAATCTCCTTCATTAATACTTAAAAAGCTTAACTATGGAGATGGATATTTAGCAAGTTTAAATAAAAATGAAAGTAACCATAATTCTGAATTAAAAAAATAA
- a CDS encoding NAD(P)H-dependent oxidoreductase — protein sequence MNILIVKYLPAREFSNTAILLNCAKQQINGSHQIEELDLETVPPPYFDYGILMNYYRRNYQGKELSKDESSKMLAMDKLVSQLKRADVVILASPMHNFGMPGIVKLWFDAVMQKGVAFDYGEKGPIGLFKNKKALTIFTSGGEYSNCQVSLNYPEWDTYTFLSKIEFKFMGFSQVEVVSAAVANPHNKDKNIFAAKNKIMQILKDWKLN from the coding sequence ATGAATATATTAATTGTAAAGTACCTGCCTGCAAGAGAATTTTCGAATACTGCCATTCTTTTAAATTGTGCAAAACAGCAAATAAATGGTAGTCATCAAATTGAAGAATTAGATTTAGAGACAGTTCCTCCGCCTTATTTTGATTATGGTATATTGATGAATTATTATCGTAGAAACTATCAGGGCAAGGAATTATCTAAAGACGAAAGTAGTAAAATGCTTGCTATGGACAAGTTAGTGTCGCAGCTTAAAAGAGCCGATGTGGTTATATTAGCTTCGCCTATGCATAATTTTGGAATGCCTGGAATTGTGAAGCTTTGGTTTGATGCTGTTATGCAAAAAGGTGTGGCATTTGACTACGGCGAAAAAGGACCAATAGGTTTATTCAAAAATAAAAAAGCTTTAACTATTTTTACAAGTGGTGGCGAATATTCCAATTGTCAAGTAAGTTTAAACTACCCCGAATGGGATACTTATACCTTTTTGTCAAAAATTGAATTTAAATTCATGGGATTTAGTCAAGTTGAAGTAGTATCGGCTGCGGTAGCTAATCCACATAATAAAGATAAAAATATATTTGCTGCTAAAAACAAAATAATGCAAATATTAAAAGACTGGAAGCTAAATTAA
- a CDS encoding menaquinone biosynthesis protein, with product MNKIAAVSYINTYPFIYGIEQSGIFNPHEFSLNKIYPSLCSRAFHNKEAEVVLMPSGAISDFDESITIPGYCIGATQNVRSVMLFSQVPIENIKTILLDYQSTTSIKLLKILFHYFWKKEVTFIATQSDFEQEINGNTAGLIIGDRALYLENKFLFKTDLAQAWVAFTNLPFVFAYWVKTSPIDHQWLKKFIDSLKWGVEHKKESLVQYTNFNQALYEYLNFNISFHFDEKKIEGLKAFYQLAKKI from the coding sequence ATGAATAAAATTGCTGCTGTATCGTATATTAATACATATCCATTTATCTATGGAATTGAACAATCGGGTATATTTAACCCTCATGAATTTAGTTTAAACAAAATATACCCATCTTTATGCTCACGAGCTTTTCATAATAAAGAAGCAGAAGTTGTTTTGATGCCCTCTGGAGCTATTTCAGATTTTGACGAATCAATTACAATACCAGGCTATTGTATTGGCGCTACTCAAAACGTAAGGTCGGTTATGTTGTTTTCGCAAGTGCCCATTGAAAACATAAAAACAATTCTTCTCGATTATCAATCGACTACATCTATCAAACTACTAAAAATATTATTTCATTACTTTTGGAAAAAAGAAGTAACTTTTATTGCAACTCAAAGTGATTTTGAACAAGAAATAAACGGCAATACAGCAGGACTCATTATTGGCGATAGAGCGTTATACTTAGAAAACAAATTTTTGTTTAAAACAGATTTAGCACAAGCATGGGTCGCTTTCACCAATTTACCTTTTGTTTTTGCTTACTGGGTAAAAACTAGCCCAATAGACCATCAATGGTTAAAAAAATTTATTGACTCTTTAAAATGGGGTGTTGAACATAAAAAAGAAAGTTTGGTTCAATATACAAATTTTAACCAAGCATTATATGAATACTTAAACTTTAACATAAGCTTTCATTTTGATGAAAAAAAAATAGAAGGCTTAAAAGCCTTCTATCAATTAGCAAAAAAAATATAG
- the yidC gene encoding membrane protein insertase YidC: MDRNTIIGIFLIFAIFVVFGIINKPSEEELAKAQHRKDSIEQVIKDSLAQVAQKKQTLLNQEFKATDTISKPDTLLKKELTEKYGLLSKAALGDTTLYTLENNKLKIIFTNKGGCPYQIILKEYKTYDSLPIILWQGDSTIFGLNFFAQNRNIQTQNFYFKALTNDSIIEVKDKAQKITFRLEADSNKYIDFIYQLEPNSYKLNFTIQSKNFNEITGNKLDYMVLDWKMYAHQFEKNADFEKSNSTIYYKYDADEVDYLSETSDSKEDLTTKVKWVAYKQQFFSSVLMAKEAFSSATVESKIYNGTNPRILKEFNSELTLSYEAKSLESKDYVFYFGPNHFHTLKDQNIPDLEKLIPLGWGIFGWINRFIVIPVFNFFDNYIGSYGIIILLLTILIKIILFPLTYKSYLATAKMRVLKPQVDEINAKIPKDKPLERQQATMALYKKAGVNPMGGCLPMLLQLPILFAMFKFFPTSFELRQQPFLWATDLSSYDSIWDFGFNVPFYGDHMSLFCLLMTISTIIYTYQQNKLNPQNTAMPSMKIISYMMPIMFLFIFNNYSAGLSYYYFLANVITFGQMYLIRRFVNEEKLLAQINENKKKPVKKSRFQERLEEMARQRQQMNKKR; this comes from the coding sequence ATGGATAGAAATACCATTATAGGAATTTTCTTAATTTTTGCTATTTTTGTTGTATTTGGAATTATAAATAAACCTTCGGAAGAAGAACTAGCAAAAGCACAACATCGAAAAGATTCCATTGAGCAAGTTATTAAAGATTCGTTGGCTCAAGTGGCTCAAAAAAAACAAACACTTCTTAACCAAGAATTCAAAGCTACTGACACTATTTCAAAACCCGACACACTTTTAAAAAAAGAATTAACAGAAAAATATGGTTTGCTAAGCAAAGCAGCTTTAGGCGACACAACACTCTATACACTCGAAAATAATAAACTCAAGATAATATTTACCAATAAGGGAGGATGCCCTTATCAAATAATTCTAAAAGAATATAAAACATACGACTCACTTCCAATTATTTTATGGCAAGGCGATTCAACTATTTTTGGATTAAACTTTTTTGCTCAAAACCGTAATATTCAAACACAAAACTTTTATTTTAAAGCGTTAACCAACGATTCGATAATTGAAGTTAAAGACAAAGCTCAAAAAATAACGTTCCGTTTAGAAGCCGATTCTAATAAATATATCGATTTTATTTACCAACTAGAACCCAATTCGTACAAACTCAATTTTACAATACAATCTAAGAACTTTAACGAAATAACCGGCAACAAGCTCGATTACATGGTCTTAGACTGGAAAATGTATGCACATCAATTTGAAAAAAATGCTGACTTTGAAAAATCAAATTCTACTATTTACTATAAATACGACGCAGATGAAGTAGATTACTTAAGCGAAACAAGCGACTCAAAAGAAGACTTAACTACAAAAGTTAAATGGGTTGCCTATAAACAACAATTTTTTAGCTCAGTATTAATGGCAAAAGAAGCCTTTTCGAGCGCAACCGTTGAATCTAAAATTTATAATGGTACTAACCCTCGCATTTTAAAAGAATTTAATTCCGAACTTACACTTAGTTATGAAGCCAAATCTTTAGAATCGAAAGATTATGTATTTTATTTTGGTCCCAATCATTTTCATACGCTGAAAGATCAAAATATACCCGATTTAGAAAAACTTATTCCACTTGGATGGGGTATATTTGGTTGGATTAATCGTTTTATTGTGATTCCTGTTTTCAACTTTTTCGACAATTATATTGGCAGTTATGGTATTATTATACTCTTACTCACCATTCTCATTAAAATCATACTTTTCCCTTTAACCTATAAATCATATTTAGCAACCGCCAAAATGAGGGTACTAAAACCTCAAGTAGATGAAATTAATGCCAAAATTCCTAAAGACAAACCGCTAGAACGTCAACAAGCTACAATGGCACTATATAAAAAAGCAGGCGTTAATCCTATGGGTGGCTGCTTACCCATGCTGCTCCAATTACCTATATTATTTGCAATGTTTAAATTCTTTCCTACATCGTTTGAATTAAGACAACAACCCTTTTTATGGGCAACCGATTTATCGTCATATGATTCAATTTGGGATTTTGGCTTTAACGTTCCCTTCTATGGCGACCACATGAGCCTTTTCTGCTTACTAATGACTATAAGCACTATTATTTATACTTATCAACAAAATAAATTAAATCCTCAAAATACTGCCATGCCCAGCATGAAAATTATTTCATACATGATGCCGATTATGTTCTTATTTATTTTCAACAACTATTCTGCTGGTTTAAGCTACTATTACTTTTTAGCCAATGTTATTACATTTGGACAAATGTATCTTATACGTCGCTTTGTTAATGAAGAAAAACTATTAGCACAAATAAACGAAAACAAAAAGAAACCTGTTAAAAAAAGTCGCTTTCAAGAACGATTAGAAGAAATGGCTCGTCAACGTCAACAAATGAATAAAAAACGATAA
- a CDS encoding tetratricopeptide repeat protein — protein MEENNKSIENKELETEESTLSKTEQFIDKNKKSITYVVAGLVIIIALYFIYKKSYLAPLEDEAHQEMFMAENYFAKDSFKLALNGDGQYPGFIKIIEDYSSTNAGNLANYYAGVCYLHLGQFDNAIKYLSDYNTDDPLLYTAAKGALGDAYLESGKLDDAISNYKKAAYDKPNQFSSPFYLMKLGFVYEKQEKWDKALEIYEYIEKEYNRTNEGRKIEKYITRAKIKLNKDEL, from the coding sequence ATGGAAGAAAACAATAAAAGCATTGAAAATAAGGAACTTGAAACCGAAGAAAGCACCCTTTCAAAAACCGAACAATTTATAGATAAAAATAAAAAAAGTATTACATATGTAGTAGCGGGTTTAGTTATTATTATAGCCTTATACTTTATATATAAGAAAAGTTATTTGGCACCTTTAGAAGACGAAGCACATCAAGAAATGTTTATGGCCGAAAATTATTTTGCAAAAGATTCCTTTAAGTTAGCTCTTAATGGCGATGGTCAATACCCTGGCTTTATAAAAATAATTGAAGATTATAGTTCTACCAATGCTGGCAATTTAGCAAACTATTATGCAGGTGTATGCTATTTACATTTAGGACAATTTGATAATGCTATAAAATATTTATCTGACTATAACACCGACGATCCATTGCTTTACACCGCTGCAAAAGGTGCTTTGGGCGATGCTTACTTAGAAAGCGGAAAACTCGATGATGCTATCTCAAATTACAAAAAAGCTGCATACGATAAACCCAATCAATTTTCATCACCATTTTATTTAATGAAATTAGGCTTTGTTTATGAAAAACAAGAAAAATGGGATAAAGCATTAGAAATATACGAATATATTGAAAAGGAATATAACCGAACCAATGAAGGACGCAAAATAGAAAAATATATTACGCGTGCTAAAATAAAGTTAAATAAAGACGAACTTTAA
- a CDS encoding EI24 domain-containing protein, whose product MSLFDGISKSIDSFFKAIPFTFKHFGVFLFVPLLLFILLFIITVLIGDSTYHYISNHFLSQLQNNSDSGWFYNLLSYLLRGILFILFKLLFFFIFFFLSGYIILIILSPLLSYISEKTEKITNNKTYPFSVSIWMQQVGRSLLLSIRNMGIQLLLTILVLILSFIPIIGWILSPFAAIIIFFINAYFFGFSFLDYSFERKGLSIAQSIAIIRKNKGLALGLGMLFYLAYIIPVLGNFLAPFVAIFLVVAATFSVENIVLNE is encoded by the coding sequence ATGAGCCTATTCGATGGAATTTCTAAAAGCATAGACTCATTTTTTAAAGCAATCCCGTTTACTTTTAAACATTTTGGAGTATTTTTGTTTGTCCCTTTATTGTTGTTTATCTTATTGTTTATCATTACTGTATTAATTGGCGACTCAACTTATCATTATATTTCGAATCACTTTTTAAGTCAGCTTCAAAACAACTCAGACAGTGGATGGTTTTATAACCTATTAAGTTACTTGCTGCGTGGCATTTTGTTTATACTTTTCAAATTACTGTTTTTCTTTATTTTTTTCTTTTTAAGTGGTTACATTATTTTAATAATCTTATCTCCTCTATTGTCATATATATCTGAGAAAACCGAAAAAATTACTAACAACAAAACTTATCCTTTTTCTGTAAGCATTTGGATGCAACAAGTTGGACGGAGTTTGTTACTTTCTATACGAAACATGGGTATTCAACTATTACTTACAATACTTGTGCTAATTTTAAGTTTTATCCCTATCATTGGTTGGATACTTTCGCCTTTTGCAGCCATTATTATTTTCTTTATCAATGCATATTTTTTTGGATTTTCTTTTCTCGATTATTCATTTGAGCGTAAAGGCCTATCAATTGCACAAAGCATCGCCATTATACGTAAAAATAAAGGATTAGCATTAGGTTTAGGCATGTTGTTTTATTTAGCTTATATCATACCCGTATTGGGCAATTTTTTGGCGCCATTTGTTGCAATTTTCTTAGTTGTTGCTGCTACCTTCTCGGTCGAAAACATTGTTTTAAATGAATAA
- a CDS encoding glutathione peroxidase codes for MKLAILIIGVIFINTSNSQTTIYDFTVNDINGKTFKFNDLKGKKIMIVNVASKCGFTPQYEQLQALYDKYKDKNFLVIGFPANNFLNQEPGTAEEIKAFCSTKYGVTFPLMEKISVKGKDMHPIYQWLTQKEKNGLIDAPVQWNFQKFLINEKGQIDQVLAPRESPMSEKVINWIEH; via the coding sequence ATGAAACTAGCAATTCTTATTATAGGGGTAATTTTTATAAATACTTCTAATAGTCAAACAACTATTTATGATTTTACTGTTAATGATATTAATGGTAAAACTTTTAAATTTAATGATTTAAAAGGCAAAAAAATAATGATAGTTAACGTAGCGAGCAAGTGTGGATTTACGCCACAATATGAGCAACTACAAGCCTTGTATGATAAATATAAGGATAAAAATTTTTTAGTTATAGGATTTCCTGCCAATAATTTTCTAAATCAGGAGCCTGGGACAGCCGAAGAAATTAAAGCCTTTTGTTCAACTAAATATGGGGTAACTTTTCCATTGATGGAAAAAATTAGTGTAAAAGGTAAAGATATGCACCCTATATATCAGTGGTTGACACAAAAAGAAAAAAACGGACTAATAGATGCTCCTGTTCAATGGAATTTTCAGAAATTTCTTATCAATGAAAAGGGGCAGATAGATCAAGTGCTTGCACCTCGTGAAAGTCCTATGAGTGAAAAAGTTATTAATTGGATTGAACATTAA